From the genome of Populus alba chromosome 10, ASM523922v2, whole genome shotgun sequence, one region includes:
- the LOC118043322 gene encoding high mobility group B protein 3, producing MKIAKGKGTARTEKKEVLLPVEDRKIGKRKAALKANESSKKRVKKEKITKKDPNKPKRPPSAFFVFLEEFRKVYKQEHPNVKAVSAVGKAGGEKWKSLSAAEKAPYEAKAAKRKTDYEKLMTAYNKKQDTDDGDDDDNDDDNNEQSHKSKPEVNGQDDESDEEDEDDDGDDDDDDD from the exons ATGAAAATTGCCAAGGGCAAGGGGACAGCAAGGACGGAAAAGAAGGAAGTATTACTCCCGGTTGAGGACAg GAAGATTGGAAAGCGAAAGGCAGCACTAAAGGCTAATGAGAGTAGCAAGAAACGagtcaagaaagaaaaaatcaccAAGAAGGACCCTAACAAACCCAAAAGGCCTCCTAgtgctttctttgtttttct AGAAGAGTTCAGGAAGGTATACAAACAAGAGCACCCCAATGTGAAGGCTGTCTCAGCT GTTGGGAAAGCTGGAGGAGAGAAGTGGAAATCCTTGTCTGCTGCA GAGAAAGCTCCATATGAAGCTAAAGCAGCAAAACGGAAAACAGACTATGAAAAGCTAATGACAGCTTACAATAAAAAACAG GATAcggatgatggtgatgatgacgATAATGATGATGACAACAACGAACAATCTCACAAGTCCAAACCTGAAGTCAATGGCCAAGATGACGAGAGTGATGAG GAGGATGAGGATGACGATGGCGACGACGATGATGACGATGACTGA
- the LOC118043324 gene encoding arginyl-tRNA--protein transferase 2: MAGKTRKSEASTSSSSGDNNNNRGETVVSDCGRRKSSCGYCKSTSRTSVSHGLWAHSITVDDYQDLLDRGWRRSGSFLYKPEMEKTCCPSYTIRLRASDFVPSKEQQRASKRMQRFVDGTLEVKKSVEATKDPSISASACSEVSSSGTKESLSNKNKEKNVGDHITNYLSEQVDNVIRTCSESGQFPCSVQLPKASVKKVSQTKRKLLVEGAEDLMYSSNIAFQIAATIRQARSIAKDASRSAEDNPLSPKIIAEKLAASLDQLANTNGLAIRACNGHINFYTATPQVSSNKDNHIALGAQESATERKDFSVHPQGKRRRLEIRLQRSSFDPEEFALYRRYQINVHNDTPDLVSESSYRRFLVDTPLVPVQPTGDSRVPLCGFGSFHQQYVIDGRLVAVGVIDILPKCLSSKYLFWDPDFAFLSLGKYSALQEIGWVKENEVHCPSLQYYYLGYYIHSCSKMRYKAAYCPSELLCPLRYQWVPFDIAQPLLDRKPYVVLSDFVLLQNGESSQPLVPENVMEVQGDENHNEDYHDVLIDDDNDDDDDNDDDDEFESSDDDSGPDSFGQTSVEIENGDVSDILIGLKGSRLRYKDLQRAIGLGERLESQLRRYKRVVGEKLSERMVYSLG; encoded by the exons ATGGCAGGGAAGACAAGGAAAAGCGAAGCGAGCACTAGCAGTAGCAGCGGTGATAATAACAACAATCGCGGAGAAACCGTCGTTTCTGACTGTGGCCGCCGTAAAAGCTCCTGTGGTTATTGCAAATCGACTTCTCGCACTAGCGTCTCTCACG GTTTGTGGGCACACAGCATAACGGTTGATGACTACCAAG ACCTTCTTGACAGAGGGTGGAGAAGATCTGGTTCTTTCCTTTACAAACCTGAGATGGAAAAAACCTGTTGCCCATCTTATACCATCCGTCTGAGGGCAAGTGATTTTGTTCCGTCAAAAGAGCAACAGCGAGCGTCTAAAAGAATGCAGAG GTTTGTGGATGGTACATTGGAAGTGAAAAAATCAGTGGAAGCTACAAAGGACCCCAGTATTTCTGCTAGTGCCTGTAGTGAAGTTTCAAGCTCAGGAACAAAGGAATCCTTGTCCAACAAAAACAAGGAGAAAAATGTGGGAGATCACATTACTAATTATTTGTCAGAACAAGTTGACAATGTGATTCGGACATGCAGTGAAAGTGGGCAATTTCCTTGCAGTGTTCAATTACCAAAAGCTTCTGTAAAAAAGGTTTCACAAACCAAAAGAAAACTACTGGTGGAAGGAGCAGAAGATCTCATGTACTCTAGCAACATTGCATTTCAAATAGCAGCCACTATAAGGCAGGCTCGATCAATTGCCAAGGATGCAAGTCGAAGTGCAGAAGATAACCCCCTGTCTCCAAAAATTATTGCTGAAAAACTGGCTGCTTCTTTAGATCAATTAGCAAACACTAATGGTCTGGCAATTAGAGCTTGTAATGGGcacattaatttttatactgCAACACCTCAAGTTTCTTCCAACAAAGATAACCATATTGCTTTGGGTGCCCAAGAATCTGCAACAGAGAGGAAAGACTTCTCTGTGCATCCCCAGGGAAAAAGACGGAGGCTTGAGATCCGTTTGCAAAGGTCCAGCTTCGATCCGGAGGAGTTTGCATTGTATAGACGATATCAGATAAATGTGCATAATGATACTCCGGATCTTGTCTCTGAAAGCTCATATAGAAGGTTTCTGGTCGATACTCCCTTGGTACCTGTCCAACCAACTGGTGATAGCAGAGTCCCCCTTTGTGGTTTTGGTTCCTTTCATCAGCAATATGTAATTGATGGCCGGCTAGTTGCTGTTGGGGTGATAGATATCCTGCCTAAATGTTTGTCaagtaaatatttgttttgggatccagattttgcctttctttcACTAGGCAAGTATTCAGCCTTGCAAGAAATAGGTTGGGTGAAAGAGAATGAAGTGCACTGTCCCAGTCTTCAGTATTATTATCTTGGCTATTATATTCATTCCTGCAGTAAGATGAGATATAAAGCAGCATATTGCCCATCTGAACTTCTCTGTCCCCTTCGTTACCA GTGGGTTCCATTTGATATAGCCCAACCTTTGCTCGATAGAAAGCCATATGTTGTCTTGTCAGATTTTGTGCTATTACAAAATGGAGAGTCATCACAACCTCTTGTCCCTGAGAATGTGATGGAAGTACAGGGTGATGAGAACCACAATGAAGACTATCATGATGTTCTGatagatgatgataatgatgatgacgatgataatgatgatgatgatgaatttgAAAGCTCTGATGACGATTCAGGTCCAGATAGCTTTGGTCAGACATCAGTTGAAATAGAAAATGGTGATGTCAGTGACATTTTAATTGGGTTAAAGGGATCTAGATTGAGATACAAG GATCTGCAACGAGCTATTGGCCTTGGAGAGAGATTGGAGTCCCAGTTGCGTAGATATAAGAGAGTTGTGGGTGAAAAGCTGTCAGAACGAATGGTCTATTCACTTGGATGA
- the LOC118043323 gene encoding protein yippee-like yields the protein MGRLFVESLEGRIYSCKHCRTHIALYDDIVSKSFHCRHGKAYLFKKVVNVFAGEKEERMMITGLHTVADIFCVGCGSIVGWKYETAHEKSQKYKEGKSVLERFKVSGPDGSFYWANHEHHHIGGSDADDV from the exons ATGGGCAGGCTGTTTGTGGAGAGTCTTGAAGGGAGGATCTATAGTTGCAAGCACTGCAGGACTCATATTGCTCTTTATGATGATATTGTTTCAAag TCTTTCCACTGCAGGCATGGGAAAGCTTATCTCTTCAAGAAGGT AGTGAACGTCTTTGCGGGAGAGAAGGAAGAGAGAATGATGATTACCGGGCTGCATACTGTTGCTGACATTTTCTGTGTTGGGTGTGGATCAATTGTGGGCTGGAAATAT GAGACTGCACATGAAAAGAGCCAGAAGTACAAGGAAGGAAAATCTGTCCTTGAGCG GTTTAAGGTGTCTGGTCCTGACGGAAGCTTTTATTGGGCGAATCATGAACACCACCACATTGGTGGAAGCGACGCAGATGATGTTTGA